One bacterium genomic region harbors:
- a CDS encoding nitronate monooxygenase, producing the protein MSKQLPPLHIGDLVARVPIIQGGMGVGISMSGLAVAVANQGGIGVIATAGIGMGEPDFYRNYAEANVRALRREIQKARALTSGVLGVNIMVALTNFADMVKTSIEEGIDIIFSGAGLPLNLPRYKTSGDRTKLVPIVSSGRAAAMLCRRWLEKYDYLPDALVVEGPKAGGHLGFKEEQLRDPNYELENLVPAVVTAVQPYEESVGRKIPVIAAGGVYAGADIKKFMELGACGVQMGTRFVATEECDASREFKQTYVDAREEDITIIHSPVGMPGRAIRNSFVDAMNRGEKEPFRCPYHCIITCDYQKSPYCIALALMNAKKGNLAHGFPFAGANAFRVNKIVSVKELIDSLILEFESAWETSLHTI; encoded by the coding sequence ATGTCCAAACAGTTACCCCCACTCCACATCGGTGACCTTGTTGCCCGAGTACCCATTATACAAGGCGGCATGGGAGTGGGCATTTCGATGTCCGGTTTGGCCGTTGCTGTGGCGAATCAGGGAGGGATTGGCGTGATTGCGACCGCCGGTATTGGCATGGGTGAACCGGATTTCTATCGAAATTATGCTGAGGCAAATGTGCGGGCGCTGCGCAGAGAGATTCAGAAGGCGCGCGCGTTGACTTCCGGTGTGCTTGGAGTCAACATCATGGTGGCGCTGACGAATTTCGCTGATATGGTGAAGACTTCCATCGAAGAAGGGATAGACATCATCTTCTCGGGAGCAGGTTTGCCGTTGAATCTTCCGCGATACAAGACGAGCGGCGACCGTACGAAGCTGGTTCCGATTGTTTCGTCGGGGCGTGCCGCGGCGATGTTGTGCAGGCGCTGGCTCGAAAAATATGATTATTTGCCTGACGCTTTGGTGGTCGAGGGTCCGAAGGCGGGCGGACACCTTGGCTTCAAAGAGGAACAGCTTCGGGATCCGAACTATGAGCTGGAGAATCTTGTTCCCGCAGTCGTGACAGCCGTCCAACCTTATGAAGAATCAGTCGGCCGGAAGATTCCTGTTATTGCGGCGGGCGGAGTGTACGCGGGTGCTGACATAAAGAAATTTATGGAGCTTGGTGCATGCGGCGTGCAGATGGGGACGCGCTTTGTCGCAACGGAGGAATGTGACGCATCACGCGAGTTCAAACAGACCTACGTGGACGCGCGGGAGGAGGATATAACGATTATTCACAGTCCCGTGGGGATGCCGGGACGTGCTATCCGGAATTCGTTCGTGGATGCGATGAACCGGGGAGAAAAGGAGCCTTTCCGTTGTCCCTATCATTGTATCATTACGTGTGACTATCAGAAGAGCCCCTATTGCATTGCGCTGGCCTTAATGAACGCGAAGAAGGGAAACCTTGCACATGGATTTCCCTTTGCGGGGGCGAATGCATTCCGGGTGAACAAGATTGTCAGTGTCAAGGAGCTCATTGACTCGCTGATTTTGGAGTTTGAATCCGCCTGGGAAACGTCCCTGCACACGATATAG
- a CDS encoding T9SS type A sorting domain-containing protein, with protein MDNFEKRLENVQAPGNTVESHRDALRNRLKTAPRSTRTRSSMLALSVLFVIGISGLTIANPNWVSDVVKIVTHESHFTSADGKQEYHIKTMEIEGPADSVAQKLAQMKADGQVGDWTLDPADPANLEMLKKDGAKKMVIVEAEVTDKGDGSGPLERQMIIESRDGANLMLGQETAGQHEKQLIIESRDGGKTFTVNGKPVTAEELAQIQAQHGIVQKMIETDGGVSTIESAPEIAATFELKQNYPNPFNPTTQIPFELKEGGNVTMKVYDLTGREVATLLNGYQSAGSHTVTFDGSGLSSGTYLYKLDVNGNQFSRTMILMK; from the coding sequence ATGGATAACTTCGAAAAGAGACTCGAAAACGTTCAAGCGCCCGGCAATACGGTGGAATCACATCGTGACGCATTGCGCAATAGACTCAAAACTGCTCCGCGCTCAACGCGGACTCGCAGCTCGATGCTTGCACTGAGTGTTTTGTTTGTCATCGGCATTTCCGGTTTGACGATCGCCAATCCGAATTGGGTGAGCGACGTGGTGAAGATTGTCACGCACGAATCACACTTCACCTCCGCCGACGGTAAGCAGGAGTATCACATCAAGACGATGGAGATCGAAGGCCCGGCGGATTCGGTGGCGCAGAAGCTTGCGCAAATGAAAGCGGACGGCCAAGTGGGAGACTGGACTCTTGATCCGGCCGATCCCGCGAATCTGGAAATGCTGAAGAAGGACGGCGCGAAGAAAATGGTCATCGTCGAAGCCGAAGTCACTGACAAGGGCGACGGCAGCGGCCCGCTGGAACGGCAGATGATTATCGAGAGTCGTGACGGCGCGAATTTGATGCTGGGTCAAGAGACGGCCGGTCAGCATGAGAAGCAATTAATTATCGAGAGCCGTGACGGCGGCAAAACGTTTACGGTGAATGGCAAACCGGTGACGGCCGAAGAGCTTGCGCAGATTCAGGCACAGCACGGCATCGTGCAAAAGATGATTGAAACGGACGGCGGCGTTTCAACGATTGAATCCGCACCGGAAATTGCGGCGACATTTGAGCTAAAGCAAAATTATCCGAATCCCTTCAACCCGACGACGCAAATTCCGTTTGAGTTGAAAGAAGGCGGCAATGTCACAATGAAGGTTTACGATTTGACAGGCCGCGAAGTCGCCACGCTTTTGAACGGCTATCAATCCGCAGGTTCGCACACCGTAACCTTTGACGGCTCAGGTTTATCATCGGGCACCTATCTCTACAAGTTAGACGTCAACGGCAACCAATTCAGCCGCACGATGATTCTGATGAAGTAG
- a CDS encoding RNA polymerase sigma factor, which translates to MNSVSFEEIYDRHYNDVWRYLLHISGDTETALELTAQTFFRAFRAWPKFRDEAPAKVWLLRIAVNEWRRELRKRQIQRVIPFPKTWWNEFGEIECNAVEVEAVNVEIERNESYQFLQAALKKLPEKYRTPIVLQYFEYLSLDEIAAILGRPVGTVKSLVHRGIAKLREDQGLREAHSDIILEATRISVENR; encoded by the coding sequence ATGAATTCAGTCAGTTTTGAAGAGATTTACGACCGCCATTACAACGACGTCTGGCGCTATCTTCTGCACATCTCGGGAGATACGGAGACCGCGCTTGAACTCACTGCGCAGACTTTTTTCCGTGCCTTTCGGGCTTGGCCGAAATTCCGCGACGAGGCTCCGGCTAAGGTTTGGCTGCTGCGGATAGCTGTAAACGAGTGGCGGCGAGAATTGCGGAAGCGACAGATTCAGCGCGTGATTCCGTTTCCGAAGACTTGGTGGAACGAGTTCGGTGAAATCGAATGCAATGCGGTCGAAGTCGAAGCCGTGAATGTAGAGATCGAGCGCAACGAATCCTATCAATTTTTGCAGGCCGCGCTCAAAAAACTTCCCGAAAAATACCGCACGCCGATTGTGCTGCAATATTTTGAATATCTATCGTTAGATGAGATCGCCGCCATCCTCGGGCGGCCGGTCGGCACGGTGAAATCCCTGGTTCATCGTGGCATCGCCAAACTTCGTGAGGATCAGGGCCTGCGCGAAGCACACAGCGATATCATCCTCGAGGCAACTCGAATTTCAGTGGAGAACAGATAA
- a CDS encoding T9SS type A sorting domain-containing protein, translating into MFYVMILFLILSAGQSLAIHAQDNCAQALSLAIPSSGVANTTGATTDAPPACNEAAPQNGIWFAVVGNGTTLRFSTCDNDGSGDHALQVFKGDCSNLICVGGNDATFCHINTSSADATWCSEPGVTYYIHLGAETAGFIEAYYWLISLGACNYVGGNCVPEVVFAPTDFSGTTDNRDDCCFSDGADQHFLVYLPYASTWKFLICGGGSQPHQYIGTAFCSNDICEASDNLNEEEPGCFYGSRCNCTQLGPGYVHVTVETYFDDGIGLDYQYRIRDCNTNNSPNPIDLDPFDVSSSCELVFFGGYRIIRVFGPDLNPSRPPIVSVSEGCETCETNLAPPASALYDPNGWVLHPGSPNIIGQQVPYWQNVILGQGQGQGAGYVCVRLEGFLPVELLSFSAQARDGEVLLSWATGSESDVESFEIERDGAQMARIAATNSPTGSLYAYADSDVQNGHIYHYSLYEVAIDGERSWLADAEATPRANPEIVEEFALLQNYPNPFNPETTIEFSINEPGLVKLAVYDLSGREMIVLVDGSTGEGVHAVKLDASLMPSGIYFYRLERNGLSQTRKMVLLK; encoded by the coding sequence ATGTTCTATGTAATGATTTTATTTTTAATCCTTAGTGCAGGTCAGTCATTAGCTATTCATGCGCAGGATAACTGCGCTCAAGCTCTATCACTTGCAATCCCCTCGTCCGGCGTGGCAAACACGACCGGTGCCACGACAGACGCCCCTCCGGCATGTAATGAAGCTGCTCCTCAAAACGGAATCTGGTTCGCGGTCGTTGGAAATGGAACCACTCTGCGATTTTCCACCTGCGACAACGATGGCAGCGGCGACCATGCGCTTCAGGTCTTCAAAGGCGACTGCTCGAATCTGATCTGTGTCGGCGGTAACGACGCGACTTTCTGTCACATCAACACTTCTTCCGCGGACGCAACTTGGTGCTCTGAACCGGGAGTGACCTATTATATCCATCTGGGTGCCGAGACTGCCGGGTTTATTGAAGCATACTACTGGCTCATTTCCCTGGGAGCTTGCAATTATGTGGGCGGCAACTGCGTGCCGGAAGTTGTATTCGCGCCCACGGACTTCAGCGGTACAACGGATAACCGTGATGATTGCTGCTTCTCCGATGGAGCGGATCAGCACTTTTTGGTGTATCTGCCTTATGCGAGCACGTGGAAATTTCTGATTTGCGGCGGCGGATCGCAGCCGCATCAGTACATCGGCACAGCATTCTGCAGCAATGACATCTGCGAAGCTTCGGACAACCTGAATGAAGAAGAGCCCGGCTGCTTTTATGGTTCGCGCTGCAATTGCACGCAACTTGGTCCGGGATATGTGCATGTCACAGTGGAAACGTATTTTGATGACGGCATTGGGTTGGACTACCAGTACAGAATTCGTGATTGCAACACGAACAACTCTCCAAACCCGATCGACCTTGATCCATTCGACGTCTCGTCCTCCTGTGAGCTGGTATTTTTCGGCGGCTACAGAATCATTCGTGTGTTCGGGCCGGATCTGAATCCAAGCCGTCCGCCCATTGTGAGTGTGTCTGAAGGATGCGAAACTTGCGAGACAAATCTTGCGCCACCAGCCTCCGCGCTATACGATCCCAACGGCTGGGTGCTGCATCCGGGCAGCCCGAACATCATCGGACAGCAAGTGCCATATTGGCAGAATGTGATTTTGGGGCAGGGACAAGGACAAGGCGCGGGTTATGTGTGCGTCAGATTGGAAGGATTCCTGCCGGTCGAGCTTCTGAGTTTCAGCGCGCAAGCCAGAGACGGCGAAGTTCTGCTGTCGTGGGCAACCGGCTCGGAGTCAGATGTGGAGAGCTTTGAGATTGAACGCGACGGCGCGCAAATGGCGAGAATCGCCGCGACGAATTCCCCGACCGGATCCCTGTACGCCTATGCGGATAGTGACGTTCAAAACGGTCATATTTATCATTACTCGCTCTATGAGGTTGCCATAGACGGCGAGCGAAGCTGGCTGGCCGACGCGGAAGCCACGCCGCGTGCCAATCCCGAGATCGTCGAAGAATTCGCTCTTTTGCAAAACTATCCTAATCCATTCAACCCGGAGACGACGATTGAGTTTTCCATTAACGAGCCGGGACTGGTGAAGCTCGCTGTCTACGATTTGAGCGGACGGGAGATGATTGTGTTGGTTGATGGCAGCACGGGTGAAGGTGTTCACGCCGTGAAACTGGATGCTTCACTTATGCCAAGCGGTATTTACTTCTATCGTCTCGAACGCAACGGCTTGTCTCAGACAAGAAAGATGGTACTGCTGAAATAG
- a CDS encoding tetratricopeptide repeat protein has product MSLLEKHFNGLLLLLTGLFATVRYIAYQEMADSIVTKIPVLDSETYFKWGYQLSQGGGHPPGPFWLGPGYAQFIGWILRLTGDISPQIILVVQMFLSCATFLLVVMLTRRLFGNSAALFAGVLGILYAPWLYFDGMILSASWILFLNAVMLYLLIQFGGLAEDEFKNWWAWALAGGVCSLSAIARPSVLLFAVFLLLYIGWKVWKLESKPIYLVSFLVALIVVHLPMSLRNAREGGSPVFVTASGGVNFFIGNRDGATGVYDALDFVENFAAQDEAEGYRKEASRRMGREVTLTESAKFWQEMALRDVFEDKLEWVGVLLKKIWWTMRNEEVANNFSFRGMLLANKTVNFLPVRWGILLPLAFAGVLLFWPMRKRLRFMGLYTAGYLLSILIFFSSSEYRFPLLLILLPLAGAGIAGIIQGFREKKSVQVAAALGVYLLVLVIANAPSKTASFQVYPRVDFANVGSMALHYDMYTEAMAMFSRALAIDSEFQPARLGLANALWATKNFDQARIEFERAGVAPPDSLSGAKLDTLYAKLDSVQHAQGDSAALALLDKEIPDLKSLNVRDLWVARARLQAASQDYWGAYTSMLEAHKLDPGDPEWLFWAAEYVLMMDFPKVADSLYAEAIERYPAYAPARVQKGFLALEVGDIDEAVRQSRELDKIQIMNDSIKWKADTLDALLRRLNW; this is encoded by the coding sequence ATGTCTTTACTCGAAAAACACTTCAACGGGCTGCTCTTGCTGCTCACCGGACTGTTTGCGACAGTTCGCTATATTGCCTATCAGGAAATGGCGGACTCCATCGTTACCAAAATCCCCGTCCTCGACAGCGAAACCTATTTCAAATGGGGTTATCAATTGTCGCAGGGTGGCGGCCATCCCCCCGGCCCATTTTGGCTCGGACCCGGTTACGCTCAGTTCATTGGCTGGATTCTGCGCTTGACGGGCGACATCTCGCCGCAAATCATTCTTGTCGTGCAGATGTTTTTGTCCTGCGCGACATTCCTGCTGGTCGTAATGCTCACACGGAGGCTGTTCGGCAACAGTGCGGCTCTGTTTGCCGGAGTATTGGGAATCCTCTATGCACCGTGGCTCTATTTTGACGGCATGATTCTGTCCGCATCGTGGATTCTATTTCTCAATGCCGTCATGCTCTATTTGTTAATTCAATTCGGCGGCTTGGCGGAAGATGAGTTTAAGAATTGGTGGGCATGGGCATTGGCGGGCGGAGTGTGTTCACTCTCGGCTATAGCGCGGCCGTCCGTTCTGCTTTTTGCAGTCTTTCTGCTTCTCTATATCGGCTGGAAAGTTTGGAAGCTTGAAAGCAAGCCAATCTATCTTGTCTCCTTTCTTGTGGCATTGATTGTCGTTCATCTGCCGATGTCGCTGCGTAATGCACGCGAAGGCGGAAGCCCGGTTTTCGTCACCGCGTCAGGCGGCGTGAACTTCTTTATCGGCAATCGCGACGGCGCAACCGGTGTCTATGACGCGCTCGATTTTGTCGAAAACTTCGCCGCGCAGGATGAAGCCGAAGGCTACCGCAAGGAAGCATCGCGCCGAATGGGCCGGGAAGTCACTCTCACCGAGTCTGCAAAATTCTGGCAGGAGATGGCGCTGCGGGATGTGTTCGAGGACAAGCTCGAATGGGTGGGAGTGCTGCTGAAGAAAATCTGGTGGACAATGCGAAACGAAGAGGTTGCCAACAACTTCTCTTTTCGCGGCATGCTGCTGGCCAACAAGACCGTCAACTTCCTGCCCGTTCGCTGGGGAATCTTGCTGCCGCTTGCCTTCGCCGGCGTGCTGCTTTTCTGGCCGATGCGCAAACGGCTCCGCTTCATGGGGCTTTATACCGCCGGCTATCTGCTCTCGATTCTCATCTTCTTCTCGTCCTCCGAATACCGATTTCCGCTGCTGCTGATTCTGCTGCCGCTGGCAGGAGCAGGCATTGCCGGAATCATTCAGGGATTTCGGGAGAAGAAGTCCGTGCAGGTCGCTGCCGCACTCGGTGTCTATCTGCTCGTGCTCGTGATTGCCAACGCGCCGTCAAAGACCGCGTCCTTTCAAGTTTATCCGCGTGTGGATTTCGCCAACGTCGGCTCGATGGCGCTCCACTATGACATGTACACGGAGGCGATGGCGATGTTCTCGCGCGCGCTGGCGATTGACTCCGAGTTTCAGCCCGCGAGATTGGGATTGGCAAACGCGCTGTGGGCAACGAAAAATTTTGATCAGGCGCGCATTGAATTTGAACGCGCCGGTGTTGCACCGCCCGACAGTCTCTCCGGAGCGAAGCTTGATACGCTCTATGCGAAACTCGACAGTGTGCAGCACGCGCAGGGCGATTCGGCGGCGCTTGCGCTGCTTGACAAGGAAATCCCTGATTTGAAAAGTCTGAACGTGAGAGATTTGTGGGTGGCGCGCGCCAGACTGCAGGCCGCGTCTCAGGACTATTGGGGAGCGTACACGTCCATGCTCGAAGCGCACAAGCTTGATCCCGGCGATCCGGAATGGCTGTTCTGGGCGGCGGAGTATGTATTGATGATGGACTTTCCGAAAGTGGCGGATTCGCTCTATGCCGAAGCCATCGAGCGTTATCCGGCCTATGCGCCCGCGCGCGTGCAAAAGGGTTTTCTTGCGCTTGAGGTAGGCGACATAGACGAAGCCGTCCGGCAATCCCGCGAGCTCGACAAGATTCAAATCATGAATGACTCCATCAAGTGGAAGGCCGACACGCTTGACGCACTGCTGCGAAGACTGAACTGGTGA